From one Anopheles bellator chromosome 1, idAnoBellAS_SP24_06.2, whole genome shotgun sequence genomic stretch:
- the LOC131215116 gene encoding glucose-induced degradation protein 8 homolog, which produces MSGEDLKDGILMAAVGNRLATSARFLDHHDTNRIVMEYLEHEGFIETACEFRAEPEVVSAVSPESAAKWSAIRGAIQSGSIREAIRLVNQSHPELLASDRYLHFHLQQLHLIELIRAKKIGEALDFAQTELAETVESNPIVLDEMERTLALLVYENPQHSPFANRLGLGYRLQVASELNAAILKLEHLDQSSPAMINILKLILWAQTGLDGNNVQYRKMTDLATATIEHQ; this is translated from the coding sequence ATGAGTGGCGAAGATCTGAAAGATGGCATCctgatggcggcggtggggaATCGATTGGCGACTTCTGCTCGATTCCTCGACCACCACGACACCAACAGGATCGTTATGGAATACTTGGAACATGAGGGTTTCATAGAAACGGCTTGTGAATTTCGGGCCGAGCCGGAAGTCGTATCGGCAGTAAGTCCCGAGTCCGCCGCTAAATGGAGCGCGATCAGAGGCGCGATTCAGAGTGGCTCCATACGGGAGGCAATCCGTCTCGTCAACCAGTCGCATCCGGAGCTGCTCGCTAGCGATCGCTATCTACATTTTCATCTACAGCAACTCCATTTGATTGAACTCATccgagcgaagaaaatcggaGAAGCGCTCGATTTCGCTCAAACTGAACTTGCTGAAACTGTCGAGAGCAATCCGATCGTGCTGGACGAGATGGAACGAACGCTGGCGCTGCTAGTGTACGAGAACCCGCAACATAGTCCATTTGCCAATCGGTTGGGCCTGGGTTATCGTCTGCAGGTGGCGAGTGAACTAAACGCGGCAATTCTAAAGCTGGAGCACCTGGACCAGTCGAGTCCGGCGATGATCAACATTTTGAAGTTGATTCTCTGGGCACAGACCGGATTGGACGGCAACAACGTCCAGTACCGGAAAATGACAGATTTGGCCACAGCCACAATTGAGCATCAATAA